Proteins encoded within one genomic window of Ranitomeya variabilis isolate aRanVar5 chromosome 4, aRanVar5.hap1, whole genome shotgun sequence:
- the LOC143764756 gene encoding uncharacterized protein LOC143764756, translating into MAANGFKILNNQKGIFVSKMLKDNHGKYIPTNRLLKSPSNIALNKEFVKVEDAISVNEIAHYANVFKSTEQGEMVTSCVQQKKTNIYKSSVDKCADLMPNSKDYRKDIALRSSGMESQNGTKLPSEVENKRLPNLVGDVGHTFIPQRQERSSILYRQDGMFNYSKVKKLVSNRSNTKSVRPNHFLKKEVVFQGIEDICSQDTRPHHGISINHSTKRAILHKNTPHHSDTIDPCKRIKISDVRTLAHKVCQEMFDHQVTRRQMPPESGALAYPDFTSSGKCKTAKNDMQKNRWRHSSPDERKGIANLKEKDTTEGSSTLRRFLLIDSQGLPYTVVVEEPISIGLSNSTSTSWSDSPLAGVSTFSSPRKVYKCPVCFRIFEYLSYLQRHSIAHSQQKPHICKVCGKAFKRTSHLTRHKYTHFGGKPCQCQICERRFRDVGELTRHQQSHT; encoded by the coding sequence ATGGCAGCAAATGGCTTCAAAATTCTGAATAATCAAAAAGGCATATTTGTTTCAAAAATGCTTAAAGATAACCATGGCAAGTACATACCTACAAATAGACTTCTTAAGAGTCCAAGTAACATTGCATTAAACAAAGAATTTGTAAAGGTAGAAGATGCTATAAGTGTTAATGAAATAGCACACTATGCAAATGTATTCAAATCCACTGAACAAGGTGAAATGGTAACATCTTgtgtacagcaaaaaaaaacaaacatctacAAGTCCTCAGTAGACAAATGTGCTGACTTGATGCCCAATTCCAAGGACTATAGAAAAGATATAGCACTTCGATCGTCTGGTATGGAGTCCCAGAATGGGACAAAGTTGCCTTCTGAGGTAGAAAATAAAAGACTACCTAATTTGGTTGGTGATGTTGGTCATACTTTTATTCCACAAAGACAAGAAAGAAGCTCAATACTTTATAGACAAGATGGGATGTTCAATTACAGTAAAGTAAAAAAATTAGTTTCAAATCGAAGCAACACTAAAAGTGTGAGGCCAAATCATTTTCTGAAAAAAGAAGTCGTTTTCCAAGGTATAGAAGATATTTGCTCGCAGGATACTCGTCCTCATCATGGCATTTCAATTAATCATTCCACAAAGAGGGCTATATTGCATAAAAACACTCCACATCATAGTGATACAATTGACCCATGTAAAAGAATAAAGATTAGTGATGTTAGAACCTTAGCACACAAAGTATGCCAGGAAATGTTCGATCATCAAGTGACACGCAGGCAAATGCCTCCTGAAAGTGGTGCGCTGGCTTACCCTGATTTTACCAGTTCTGGAAAATGTAAGACTGCAAAAAATGACATGCAGAAAAATAGATGGAGACATTCATCACCCGATGAAAGGAAAGGAATAGCAAATTTGAAAGAAAAAGACACAACTGAAGGAAGCTCTACACTGAGGAGATTTTTGCTTATTGACAGTCAAGGACTACCATACACAGTGGTTGTAGAGGAACCCATATCTATTGGCTTAAGTAATTCAACTAGTACATCATGGTCCGATAGTCCACTTGCTGGGGTCTCAACATTTTCATCCCCACGAAAAGTATATAAGTGTCCGGTGTGTTTTAGAATATTTGAGTATCTTTCCTATCTCCAGAGGCACAGCATTGCTCATTCTCAACAGAAGCCTCATATCTGCAAGGTCTGTGGTAAAGCCTTTAAAAGAACATCACATCTTACACGCCATAAGTACACTCATTTTGGTGGAAAACCTTGTCAATGTCAAATATGTGAACGAAGATTTCGAGATGTTGGTGAACTGACACGTCATCAGCAGAGCCATACTTGA